A single region of the Grus americana isolate bGruAme1 chromosome 3, bGruAme1.mat, whole genome shotgun sequence genome encodes:
- the PPP4R3B gene encoding serine/threonine-protein phosphatase 4 regulatory subunit 3B isoform X1, whose amino-acid sequence MSDTRRRVKVYTLNEDRQWDDRGTGHVSSTYVERLKGMSLLVRAESDGSLLLESKINPNTAYQKQQDTLIVWSEAENYDLALSFQEKAGCDEIWEKICQVQGKDPSVEVTQDLIESEEEHIEEMPETSPLIDLPTCELNKLEEIADLVTSVLSSPIRREKLALALENEGYIKKLLQLFQVCENLENTEGLHHLYEIIRGILFLNKATLFEVMFSDECIMDVVGCLEYDPSLAQPKRHREFLTKTAKFKEVIPITDSELRQKIHQTYRVQYIQDIILPTPSVFEENFLSTLTSFIFFNKVEIVSMLQEDEKFLSEVFAQLTDEATDDDKRCELVNFFKEFCAFSQTLQPQNRDAFFKTLAKLGILPALEIVMGMDDLQVRSAATDIFSYLVEFSPSMVREFVMQEAQQSDDDILLINVVIEQMICDTDPELGGAVQLMGLLRTLIDPENMLATANKTEKSEFLNFFYNHCMHVLTAPLLANTSEDKCEKDAVVGSAKSNTICPDNYQTAQLLALILELLTFCVEHHTYHIKNYIMNKDLLRRVLVLMNSKHTFLALCALRFMRRIIGLKDEFYNRYITKGNLFEPVINALLDNGTRYNLLNSAVIELFEFIRVEDIKSLIAHIVENFYNALESIEYVQTFKGLKTKYEQEKDRQNQKLNSVPSILRSNRFRRDARALEEDEEMWFNEDEEEEGEAVVPPVEKSKQEDDFPDSYEKFMETKKAKESEDKENLPKRTSAGGFKFTFSHSAGAANGANGANSKSVAAQTSPASSNGSSSKNATLTTAVTAAKGSLVGLVDYPDDEDDDEEEETSPRKRPRLGS is encoded by the exons ATGTCGGACACCCGTCGGCGGGTGAAGGTCTACACCCTCAACGAGGATCGGCAATGGGACGACAGGGGCACCGGGCACGTCTCCTCCACCTACGTGGAGCGGCTCAAGGGGATGTCGCTGCTGGTGCGCGCCGAGTCGGACG GGTCGCTACTGTTAGAATCGAAGATAAATCCAAATACTGCATATCAGAAACAGCAG GACACCCTGATTGTTTggtcagaagcagaaaactaTGATTTAGCACTgagttttcaagaaaaagctGGCTGTGAtgaaatttgggaaaaaatctGCCAG GTTCAAGGTAAGGATCCCTCGGTGGAAGTCACGCAGGACCTTATTGAGTCAGAAGAGGAACACATAGAAGAAATGCCTGAAACTAGTCCTTTGATCGACCTTCCTACTTGTGAACTCAACAAACTTGAAGAGATTGCTGACCTAGTTACCTCTGTTCTCTCCTCACCCATCCGCAGAGAAAAGCTAGCGCTGGCCTTGGAGAATGAAGGCTATATTAAAAAACTATTACAGCTTTTCCAAGTCTGCGAAAATTTAGAGAACACCGAAGGCTTACATCATTTGTATGAAATTATTAGAGGAATTTTGTTCCTCAACAAAGCAACTCTGTTTGAGGTGATGTTTTCTGATGAGTGTATTATGGATGTTGTTGGATGCCTCGAGTATGATCCTTCTTTGGCTCAGCCAAAACGGCACAGGGAGTTCTTGaccaaaacagcaaaatttaaGGAGGTTATTCCTATAACAGACTCTGAACTCAGGCAAAAAATCCACCAGACTTACAGGGTACAGTATATTCAGGACATCATCTTGCCGACACCATCTGTTTTTgaagagaattttctttctaccctcacttcctttattttcttcaacaaaGTTGAGATTGTCAGTATGTTGCAG GAAGATGAGAAATTTTTGTCTGAAGTTTTTGCACAATTAACAGATGAAGCTACAGATGATGACAAACGATGTGAATTG GTTAACTTTTTCAAGGAATTCTGCGCGTTTTCTCAGACGTTACAACCTCAGAACAGAGATGCGTTTTTCAAAACTTTGGCAAAGTTGGGAATTCTTCCAGCTCTTGAAATTGTAATG ggAATGGACGATCTGCAAGTTAGATCTGCTGCTACAGATATATTTTCTTATCTAGTAGAATTTAGTCCATCCATGGTCCGAGAATTTGTAATGCAAGAGGCCCAGCAGAGTGATGAC gatATCCTCCTCATCAATGTGGTCATTGAGCAAATGATCTGCGACACTGATCCTGAACTTGGGGGAGCTGTTCAGTTAATGGGGCTCTTGCGTACTCTGATAGATCCAGAGAACATGTTGGCCACAGCTAat AAAACGGAAAAAAGCGAATTTCTCAATTTCTTCTACAACCATTGTATGCATGTTCTTACTGCACCGCTTCTGGCTAATACATCAGAAGATAAATGTGAAAAAG atgcagTAGTTGGGTCCGCTAAGAGTAATACAATTTGTCCTG aCAATTATCAAACGGCACAACTACTTGCCTTAATTTTGGAGCTGCTTACTTTTTGTGTGGAACACCACACGTATCACATCAAGAATTACATTATGAACAAAGATTTGCTAAGAAGAGTACTGGTCTTGATGAATTCAAAACATACATTTCTGGCCTTGT GTGCTCTTCGCTTCATGAGGAGGATAATTGGCCTAAAAGATGAATTTTATAACCGTTACATCACCAAGGGAAACCTGTTTGAACCAGTTATAAATGCTCTGTTGGATAATGGAACTAGGTACAATCTGCTCAACTCTGCTGTGATCGAACTGTTTGAATTCATCAGAGTG GAAGATATTAAGTCCCTTATTGCACATATAGTTGAAAACTTTTATAATGCACTTGAATCTATCGAATATGTTCAGACATTCAAGGGATTGAAGACAAAATATGAGCAAGAGAAAGACCgacaaaaccagaaactgaACAG TGTTCCATCTATATTGCGTAGCAATAGATTTCGCAGAGATGCAAGAGCCTtagaggaggatgaagaaatgTGGTTCAATGAAGACGAAGAGGAAGAAGGTGAAGCTGTTGTACCTCCAGTTGAGAAGTCAAAACAGGAGGATGATTTTCCAGATAGCTATGAAAAATTTATGGAAACTAAAAAAG CTAAGGAGAGTGAAGACAAAGAGAATCTTCCAAAAAGGACTTCAGCTGGGGGATTCAAATTCACTTTCTCCCACTCAGCCGGCGCAGCCAATGGTGCAAACGGTGCAAACAGTAAATCCGTGGCAGCTCAGACGTCGCCAGCGAGCTCCAACGGCTCCTCTTCAAAGAACGCAACCCTGACCACGGCGGTGACAGCCGCAAAG GGAAGTCTAGTTGGCCTAGTGGATTATCctgatgatgaagatgatgatgaagaggaggagacatCTCCACGGAAAAGACCTCGTCTGGGTTCATAA
- the PPP4R3B gene encoding serine/threonine-protein phosphatase 4 regulatory subunit 3B isoform X2 — translation MSDTRRRVKVYTLNEDRQWDDRGTGHVSSTYVERLKGMSLLVRAESDGSLLLESKINPNTAYQKQQDTLIVWSEAENYDLALSFQEKAGCDEIWEKICQVQGKDPSVEVTQDLIESEEEHIEEMPETSPLIDLPTCELNKLEEIADLVTSVLSSPIRREKLALALENEGYIKKLLQLFQVCENLENTEGLHHLYEIIRGILFLNKATLFEVMFSDECIMDVVGCLEYDPSLAQPKRHREFLTKTAKFKEVIPITDSELRQKIHQTYRVQYIQDIILPTPSVFEENFLSTLTSFIFFNKVEIVSMLQEDEKFLSEVFAQLTDEATDDDKRCELVNFFKEFCAFSQTLQPQNRDAFFKTLAKLGILPALEIVMGMDDLQVRSAATDIFSYLVEFSPSMVREFVMQEAQQSDDDILLINVVIEQMICDTDPELGGAVQLMGLLRTLIDPENMLATANKTEKSEFLNFFYNHCMHVLTAPLLANTSEDKCEKDAVVGSAKSNTICPDNYQTAQLLALILELLTFCVEHHTYHIKNYIMNKDLLRRVLVLMNSKHTFLALCALRFMRRIIGLKDEFYNRYITKGNLFEPVINALLDNGTRYNLLNSAVIELFEFIRVEDIKSLIAHIVENFYNALESIEYVQTFKGLKTKYEQEKDRQNQKLNSVPSILRSNRFRRDARALEEDEEMWFNEDEEEEGEAVVPPVEKSKQEDDFPDSYEKFMETKKAGAANGANGANSKSVAAQTSPASSNGSSSKNATLTTAVTAAKGSLVGLVDYPDDEDDDEEEETSPRKRPRLGS, via the exons ATGTCGGACACCCGTCGGCGGGTGAAGGTCTACACCCTCAACGAGGATCGGCAATGGGACGACAGGGGCACCGGGCACGTCTCCTCCACCTACGTGGAGCGGCTCAAGGGGATGTCGCTGCTGGTGCGCGCCGAGTCGGACG GGTCGCTACTGTTAGAATCGAAGATAAATCCAAATACTGCATATCAGAAACAGCAG GACACCCTGATTGTTTggtcagaagcagaaaactaTGATTTAGCACTgagttttcaagaaaaagctGGCTGTGAtgaaatttgggaaaaaatctGCCAG GTTCAAGGTAAGGATCCCTCGGTGGAAGTCACGCAGGACCTTATTGAGTCAGAAGAGGAACACATAGAAGAAATGCCTGAAACTAGTCCTTTGATCGACCTTCCTACTTGTGAACTCAACAAACTTGAAGAGATTGCTGACCTAGTTACCTCTGTTCTCTCCTCACCCATCCGCAGAGAAAAGCTAGCGCTGGCCTTGGAGAATGAAGGCTATATTAAAAAACTATTACAGCTTTTCCAAGTCTGCGAAAATTTAGAGAACACCGAAGGCTTACATCATTTGTATGAAATTATTAGAGGAATTTTGTTCCTCAACAAAGCAACTCTGTTTGAGGTGATGTTTTCTGATGAGTGTATTATGGATGTTGTTGGATGCCTCGAGTATGATCCTTCTTTGGCTCAGCCAAAACGGCACAGGGAGTTCTTGaccaaaacagcaaaatttaaGGAGGTTATTCCTATAACAGACTCTGAACTCAGGCAAAAAATCCACCAGACTTACAGGGTACAGTATATTCAGGACATCATCTTGCCGACACCATCTGTTTTTgaagagaattttctttctaccctcacttcctttattttcttcaacaaaGTTGAGATTGTCAGTATGTTGCAG GAAGATGAGAAATTTTTGTCTGAAGTTTTTGCACAATTAACAGATGAAGCTACAGATGATGACAAACGATGTGAATTG GTTAACTTTTTCAAGGAATTCTGCGCGTTTTCTCAGACGTTACAACCTCAGAACAGAGATGCGTTTTTCAAAACTTTGGCAAAGTTGGGAATTCTTCCAGCTCTTGAAATTGTAATG ggAATGGACGATCTGCAAGTTAGATCTGCTGCTACAGATATATTTTCTTATCTAGTAGAATTTAGTCCATCCATGGTCCGAGAATTTGTAATGCAAGAGGCCCAGCAGAGTGATGAC gatATCCTCCTCATCAATGTGGTCATTGAGCAAATGATCTGCGACACTGATCCTGAACTTGGGGGAGCTGTTCAGTTAATGGGGCTCTTGCGTACTCTGATAGATCCAGAGAACATGTTGGCCACAGCTAat AAAACGGAAAAAAGCGAATTTCTCAATTTCTTCTACAACCATTGTATGCATGTTCTTACTGCACCGCTTCTGGCTAATACATCAGAAGATAAATGTGAAAAAG atgcagTAGTTGGGTCCGCTAAGAGTAATACAATTTGTCCTG aCAATTATCAAACGGCACAACTACTTGCCTTAATTTTGGAGCTGCTTACTTTTTGTGTGGAACACCACACGTATCACATCAAGAATTACATTATGAACAAAGATTTGCTAAGAAGAGTACTGGTCTTGATGAATTCAAAACATACATTTCTGGCCTTGT GTGCTCTTCGCTTCATGAGGAGGATAATTGGCCTAAAAGATGAATTTTATAACCGTTACATCACCAAGGGAAACCTGTTTGAACCAGTTATAAATGCTCTGTTGGATAATGGAACTAGGTACAATCTGCTCAACTCTGCTGTGATCGAACTGTTTGAATTCATCAGAGTG GAAGATATTAAGTCCCTTATTGCACATATAGTTGAAAACTTTTATAATGCACTTGAATCTATCGAATATGTTCAGACATTCAAGGGATTGAAGACAAAATATGAGCAAGAGAAAGACCgacaaaaccagaaactgaACAG TGTTCCATCTATATTGCGTAGCAATAGATTTCGCAGAGATGCAAGAGCCTtagaggaggatgaagaaatgTGGTTCAATGAAGACGAAGAGGAAGAAGGTGAAGCTGTTGTACCTCCAGTTGAGAAGTCAAAACAGGAGGATGATTTTCCAGATAGCTATGAAAAATTTATGGAAACTAAAAAAG CCGGCGCAGCCAATGGTGCAAACGGTGCAAACAGTAAATCCGTGGCAGCTCAGACGTCGCCAGCGAGCTCCAACGGCTCCTCTTCAAAGAACGCAACCCTGACCACGGCGGTGACAGCCGCAAAG GGAAGTCTAGTTGGCCTAGTGGATTATCctgatgatgaagatgatgatgaagaggaggagacatCTCCACGGAAAAGACCTCGTCTGGGTTCATAA